Proteins encoded within one genomic window of Ideonella dechloratans:
- the phoB gene encoding phosphate regulon transcriptional regulator PhoB, whose translation MPAVLVVEDESAIAELIAINLRHAGFEVTLAENADQAQMAVDAVLPDLVLLDWMLPGQSGVALARRWRGEARTKELPIIMLTARADESDKVAGLDAGADDYLTKPFSTQELLARIRAVLRRRVPEALDSAVEVGGLRLDPSTRRVSRNGVDLKLGPTEFRLLHFLMTHPERVHSRAQLLDRVWGDHVFIEERTVDVHVKRLREALTPARCAQMIETVRGAGYRLTQQVAVSSH comes from the coding sequence ATGCCTGCCGTGTTGGTGGTTGAAGACGAATCGGCGATTGCGGAGCTCATCGCGATCAACCTGCGTCACGCGGGCTTCGAGGTGACGCTGGCGGAGAACGCCGACCAGGCCCAGATGGCCGTGGACGCGGTGCTGCCGGACCTGGTGCTGCTGGACTGGATGCTGCCGGGTCAGTCCGGCGTGGCCCTGGCCCGCCGCTGGCGTGGCGAGGCCCGTACCAAGGAACTGCCCATCATCATGCTCACGGCCCGTGCGGACGAGAGTGACAAGGTGGCCGGGCTGGATGCGGGCGCCGACGACTACCTGACCAAGCCCTTCTCGACCCAGGAGCTGCTGGCCCGCATCCGCGCGGTGCTGCGCCGCCGGGTGCCCGAGGCCCTTGACTCCGCGGTGGAGGTGGGTGGGCTGCGCCTGGATCCGTCGACCCGCCGGGTCAGCCGCAATGGCGTGGATCTCAAGCTCGGCCCCACCGAGTTCCGTCTCCTGCATTTCCTGATGACCCACCCCGAGCGGGTGCACAGCCGCGCTCAGTTGCTGGACCGCGTCTGGGGTGACCATGTGTTCATCGAGGAGCGCACGGTGGATGTGCATGTGAAGCGCCTGCGCGAGGCGCTGACGCCCGCGCGCTGTGCTCAGATGATCGAGACGGTCCGTGGGGCCGGCTACCGACTGACCCAGCAGGTGGCGGTCTCCTCGCACTGA
- the phoU gene encoding phosphate signaling complex protein PhoU produces MTDKHLSTQFDAELSAVSTRVLEMGGLVEAQVAQAIYALTNYSAETASQVLAMEERVNQQEVEIDADLSAIIARRQPTARDLRLLIAISKTIGNLERVGDEAARIARTVQRLINTGVFSRLRLPVSDVSFEATLATASLRKALDAFARLDTVQALEVIKNDNQIDQEFDGMMRKLITYMMEDPRTISASIDLVFVAKAIERVGDHAKNLAEQIIYIVKGTDVRHNPVETVETVALTRN; encoded by the coding sequence ATGACGGACAAGCATCTCTCGACCCAGTTCGACGCCGAGCTCAGCGCGGTCTCCACGCGCGTGCTCGAAATGGGCGGCCTGGTGGAAGCCCAGGTGGCCCAGGCCATCTACGCCCTGACCAACTACAGCGCCGAGACGGCCAGCCAGGTGCTGGCGATGGAAGAGCGCGTGAACCAGCAGGAGGTGGAGATCGACGCCGACCTGTCGGCCATCATCGCCCGTCGCCAGCCCACCGCGCGCGATCTCCGCCTGCTGATCGCCATCTCCAAGACCATCGGCAACCTCGAGCGCGTGGGCGACGAGGCCGCCCGCATCGCCCGCACGGTGCAACGCCTGATCAACACCGGCGTCTTCAGCCGCCTGCGCCTGCCGGTGTCGGATGTCTCCTTCGAGGCCACGTTGGCCACCGCCTCGCTGCGCAAGGCCCTGGACGCCTTCGCCCGGCTGGACACGGTGCAGGCCCTGGAAGTCATCAAGAACGACAACCAGATCGACCAGGAGTTCGACGGCATGATGCGCAAGCTGATCACCTACATGATGGAAGATCCGCGCACCATCTCGGCCAGCATCGACCTGGTGTTCGTGGCCAAGGCCATCGAGCGTGTGGGCGACCATGCCAAGAACCTGGCCGAGCAGATCATCTACATCGTCAAGGGCACCGACGTGCGCCACAACCCGGTCGAGACGGTGGAGACCGTCGCCCTGACCCGCAACTGA
- the pstB gene encoding phosphate ABC transporter ATP-binding protein PstB yields the protein MDAKVDTSVTEKAKISVRDLNFYYGSFHALKHINLDIPEKKATAFIGPSGCGKSTLLRTFNRMFELYPEQRAEGEILVDGENVLDSKLDVSLIRAKVGMVFQKPTPFPMSIYDNIAFGVKLFENLSRVEMDERVEWALKKAALWNEVKDKLGQSGSGLSGGQQQRLCIARGIAIKPEVLLLDEPCSALDPISTGKVEELITELKSDYTVVIVTHNMQQAARVSDYTAYMYLGDLVEFGPTRELFMKPKKKDTEDYITGRFG from the coding sequence ATGGACGCAAAAGTCGATACCAGCGTGACCGAGAAGGCCAAGATCTCGGTGCGGGACCTGAACTTCTACTACGGCAGCTTCCACGCGCTCAAGCACATCAACCTCGACATTCCCGAGAAGAAGGCCACCGCCTTCATCGGCCCGTCGGGCTGCGGCAAGTCCACCCTGCTGCGCACCTTCAACCGCATGTTCGAGCTCTATCCCGAGCAGCGCGCCGAAGGCGAGATCCTGGTGGACGGCGAGAACGTGCTGGACAGCAAGCTGGACGTGTCGCTGATCCGCGCCAAGGTCGGCATGGTCTTCCAGAAGCCCACACCGTTCCCGATGTCGATCTACGACAACATCGCCTTCGGTGTGAAACTCTTCGAGAACCTCTCGCGCGTCGAGATGGACGAGCGGGTCGAATGGGCCCTGAAGAAGGCCGCGCTGTGGAACGAGGTCAAGGACAAGCTGGGCCAGAGCGGCTCGGGCCTGTCCGGCGGCCAGCAGCAGCGTCTGTGCATCGCCCGCGGCATTGCCATCAAGCCCGAGGTGCTGCTGCTGGACGAGCCCTGCTCGGCGCTGGACCCGATCTCCACCGGCAAGGTCGAGGAGCTCATCACCGAGCTCAAGAGCGACTACACCGTGGTGATCGTGACCCACAACATGCAGCAGGCCGCTCGCGTGTCCGACTACACCGCCTACATGTACCTGGGCGATCTGGTCGAATTCGGCCCCACCCGTGAACTCTTCATGAAGCCCAAGAAGAAGGACACGGAAGACTACATCACCGGCCGCTTCGGCTGA
- the pstA gene encoding phosphate ABC transporter permease PstA, with product MSLAALDAGRMRLHNRRKRVNAVALTLSLGAMAFGVFWLLWILWETFRLGVGGLTLSVFTEMTPPPQADVGGLANAIYGSLMMVTLATAIGTPIGMMAGIYLAEYGKNAWLGRITQFINDILLSAPSIVIGLFVYSVAVAPMKTFSGWAGVIALALIVIPVVIRTTENMLSLVPHALRESAYALGTPKWKVILSVTLRSARSGVVTGVLLALARISGETAPLLFTALSNQFWTSNLGQPMASLPVTIFKFAMSPYENWQKLAWAGVFLITMGVLALNIIARVFFRKQQ from the coding sequence GTGAGTCTGGCTGCACTCGACGCGGGCCGCATGCGCCTGCACAACCGCCGCAAGCGCGTCAATGCCGTCGCGCTGACGCTCTCGCTGGGGGCCATGGCCTTCGGTGTGTTCTGGCTGCTGTGGATCCTCTGGGAGACCTTCCGCCTCGGCGTGGGCGGTCTGACCCTGTCGGTCTTCACCGAGATGACCCCGCCGCCGCAGGCGGATGTCGGTGGTCTGGCCAACGCCATCTATGGTTCTCTGATGATGGTGACCTTGGCCACGGCGATCGGCACGCCCATCGGCATGATGGCCGGCATCTACCTGGCCGAGTACGGCAAGAACGCCTGGCTGGGCCGCATCACCCAGTTCATCAACGACATCCTGCTGTCGGCACCGTCCATCGTGATTGGCCTGTTCGTCTATTCGGTGGCCGTGGCGCCGATGAAGACCTTCTCGGGCTGGGCTGGCGTGATCGCCCTGGCGCTGATCGTCATCCCGGTGGTCATCCGCACGACGGAGAACATGCTGAGCCTGGTGCCGCATGCGCTGCGTGAGTCGGCCTACGCCCTGGGCACGCCCAAGTGGAAGGTGATCCTGTCGGTCACCCTGCGTTCGGCGCGTTCCGGTGTGGTGACCGGGGTGCTGTTGGCCCTGGCCCGGATCTCGGGCGAGACCGCACCGCTGCTCTTCACCGCACTGTCCAACCAGTTCTGGACCTCCAACCTGGGTCAGCCGATGGCCAGCCTGCCGGTGACCATCTTCAAGTTCGCCATGAGCCCCTACGAGAACTGGCAGAAGCTGGCCTGGGCCGGTGTCTTCCTGATCACGATGGGCGTGCTGGCGCTCAACATCATCGCGCGGGTCTTCTTCCGCAAGCAACAGTAA
- the pstC gene encoding phosphate ABC transporter permease PstC: protein MAKISPAGKPAPRRVRVPWADRLFAMAALGAAWLTLALLLGILLSLVAGAMPAIREYGLSFLWRSEWDPVGDQYGGLVMIYGTLMTSFIALLIAVPVSFGIALFLTELSPQWLKRPLGVAVELLAAVPSIVYGMWGLLVFGPLLATWVQQPLQNVFGGVPVLGTLFSGPPVGLGMLSAGIILAIMIIPFIASVMRDVFEVTPPMLKESAYGLGSTTWEVVSKVVLPYTKTGVIGGIMLGLGRALGETMAVTFVIGNMNQLSSISLFEPGNSITSALANEFAEAGEGLHQASLIYLGLVLFFITFVVLALSKLLLMRLKKNEGSRS from the coding sequence ATGGCCAAGATTTCTCCTGCCGGCAAGCCGGCACCGCGGCGTGTCCGCGTTCCCTGGGCGGATCGCCTGTTTGCGATGGCGGCGCTGGGCGCGGCCTGGCTGACCCTGGCCCTGCTGCTGGGCATCCTGTTGTCACTGGTGGCCGGCGCCATGCCCGCCATCCGCGAGTACGGCCTGTCGTTTCTCTGGCGATCCGAGTGGGATCCGGTCGGGGATCAGTACGGCGGCCTGGTGATGATCTACGGCACGCTGATGACCTCGTTCATCGCGCTGCTGATCGCGGTGCCCGTGAGTTTCGGCATCGCGCTGTTCCTGACCGAACTTTCGCCCCAGTGGCTCAAGCGCCCGCTGGGGGTGGCCGTTGAACTGCTGGCCGCGGTGCCGTCCATCGTGTACGGCATGTGGGGCCTGCTGGTCTTCGGCCCGCTGCTGGCCACCTGGGTGCAGCAGCCGCTGCAGAACGTCTTCGGCGGCGTGCCGGTGCTGGGCACGTTGTTTTCCGGACCGCCCGTGGGCCTGGGCATGCTGTCGGCCGGCATCATCCTGGCCATCATGATCATTCCCTTCATCGCCTCGGTGATGCGGGATGTGTTCGAGGTGACGCCGCCCATGCTCAAGGAATCGGCCTATGGCCTGGGTTCGACCACCTGGGAGGTGGTGTCCAAGGTGGTGCTTCCCTACACCAAGACCGGGGTCATCGGCGGCATCATGCTGGGCCTGGGCCGGGCGCTGGGCGAGACCATGGCCGTCACCTTCGTGATCGGCAACATGAACCAGCTGTCGTCGATCTCGCTGTTCGAGCCGGGCAACAGCATCACGTCCGCGTTGGCCAACGAATTCGCCGAGGCCGGCGAAGGCCTGCACCAGGCTTCGCTGATCTACCTCGGCCTGGTGCTGTTCTTCATCACCTTCGTGGTGCTGGCCCTGTCCAAGCTGCTGCTGATGCGCCTCAAGAAGAACGAAGGGAGCCGCTCGTGA
- the pstS gene encoding phosphate ABC transporter substrate-binding protein PstS, with protein sequence MVSSFVRFTLAGAALVVATAASAQDVTGAGASFPAPVYAKWADAYNKATGARINYQSVGSGAGIKQIKAKTVDFGASDMPLKDDELAKDGLLQFPTVMGGVVPVVNIAGLKPGQLKLTGTVLADIFLGKVTKWNDPAIAGLNAGVKLPDAQIAVVHRADGSGTTFLFTNYLSKVSAEWKEKVGDGTAVNWPAGVGGKGNEGVSSYVLRLQNSIGYVEYAYAKQNKMTHAALKNKDGQFVQPDDTTFKAAAAGAAWDKSFYQVLTEQPGKESWPISGATFILMHKVQAKPEQAAAALKFFDWSYANGDKMAADLDYVPMPDSVKGLIHKEWANIKDGAGKVVTVK encoded by the coding sequence ATGGTTTCTTCTTTCGTTCGCTTCACCCTGGCGGGTGCGGCGCTGGTGGTGGCCACGGCCGCCTCGGCTCAAGACGTGACTGGCGCTGGTGCTTCCTTCCCGGCTCCGGTGTACGCCAAGTGGGCCGATGCCTACAACAAGGCCACGGGCGCTCGCATCAACTACCAATCGGTGGGGTCGGGTGCCGGCATCAAGCAGATCAAGGCCAAGACGGTGGACTTCGGCGCCTCTGACATGCCGCTGAAGGACGATGAATTGGCCAAGGACGGTCTGCTGCAGTTCCCCACCGTGATGGGTGGTGTGGTGCCGGTCGTCAACATCGCCGGCCTGAAGCCGGGTCAACTGAAGTTGACCGGCACCGTGCTGGCGGACATCTTCCTGGGCAAGGTCACCAAGTGGAATGACCCCGCCATCGCCGGCCTGAACGCCGGTGTGAAGCTGCCCGACGCCCAGATCGCCGTGGTCCACCGTGCCGACGGCTCGGGCACCACCTTCCTGTTCACCAACTACCTGTCCAAGGTCAGCGCTGAGTGGAAGGAAAAGGTCGGTGACGGCACCGCCGTGAACTGGCCGGCCGGTGTGGGCGGCAAGGGCAACGAGGGCGTGTCGTCCTACGTGCTGCGCCTGCAGAACTCGATCGGCTACGTCGAGTACGCCTACGCCAAGCAGAACAAGATGACCCATGCTGCGCTGAAGAACAAGGATGGTCAGTTCGTGCAGCCGGACGACACGACCTTCAAGGCTGCCGCCGCCGGCGCCGCCTGGGACAAGTCCTTCTACCAAGTGCTGACCGAGCAGCCGGGCAAGGAATCTTGGCCCATCTCCGGCGCCACCTTCATCCTGATGCACAAGGTGCAAGCCAAGCCCGAGCAGGCTGCTGCTGCCCTGAAGTTCTTCGACTGGTCCTACGCCAACGGCGACAAGATGGCCGCCGATCTGGACTACGTGCCGATGCCTGACTCCGTCAAGGGCCTGATCCACAAGGAGTGGGCCAACATCAAGGACGGCGCCGGCAAGGTTGTGACCGTCAAGTAA
- the glmM gene encoding phosphoglucosamine mutase, translating into MARQYFGTDGIRGTVGQFPITPDFALRLGHAVGQVLQRTAKGRRPTVLIGKDTRISGYMLESALEAGFASAGVNVLLTGPLPTPGVAYLTRALRLDLGVVISASHNAFPDNGIKFFSAKGEKLPDAWEESVEQALEEPPAWVDSARLGRARRLDDAQGRYVEFCKSTVSGELNLKGLKFVIDAAHGAAYQVAPAVFHELGGEVTSIGVTPNGMNINAGVGATSPAALVAAVKEQGANYGIALDGDADRLQLVDNEGRLFNGDELLYVMAMDRKAQGEAVPGVVGTLMTNMAVEVALAEQGIELVRAKVGDRYVLEELAARHWLLGGESSGHLLALDRHSTGDGIVSALQVLQATQRSGRGLRALLEGVTLYPQVMINVRLKEGEDWRQNARLSELTRQVTAELGRLGRVLIRASGTEPVLRVMVEAREESQARHAAETLAAAARGEC; encoded by the coding sequence ATGGCACGACAGTATTTCGGCACCGATGGCATCCGTGGCACCGTGGGCCAGTTCCCGATCACGCCGGACTTCGCCCTCCGGCTGGGGCATGCGGTGGGACAGGTCCTGCAGCGCACGGCCAAGGGCCGGCGCCCGACGGTCCTGATCGGCAAGGACACCCGCATTTCGGGTTACATGCTGGAGTCGGCCCTGGAAGCCGGTTTCGCCTCGGCGGGGGTCAACGTGTTGCTGACCGGCCCCCTGCCCACGCCGGGGGTGGCTTACCTCACCCGGGCCCTGCGGCTGGACCTGGGAGTGGTGATCAGCGCCTCGCACAACGCCTTTCCCGACAACGGCATCAAGTTCTTCAGTGCCAAGGGGGAGAAACTGCCCGACGCCTGGGAAGAATCGGTGGAGCAGGCTCTGGAAGAGCCCCCGGCCTGGGTGGACTCGGCCCGCTTGGGCCGGGCGCGCCGGCTGGACGATGCGCAGGGGCGCTACGTCGAGTTCTGCAAGAGCACGGTCAGTGGGGAACTGAATCTCAAGGGCCTCAAATTCGTCATCGATGCTGCCCATGGCGCCGCCTACCAGGTGGCGCCGGCGGTGTTCCACGAGTTGGGGGGCGAGGTGACCTCGATCGGGGTGACTCCCAACGGCATGAACATCAACGCCGGCGTGGGGGCGACTTCGCCCGCGGCGCTGGTGGCTGCCGTGAAGGAGCAGGGTGCCAATTACGGCATTGCACTGGACGGCGACGCCGACCGCCTGCAACTGGTGGACAACGAGGGGCGGCTCTTCAACGGCGACGAACTGCTCTACGTCATGGCCATGGACCGCAAGGCCCAGGGTGAGGCCGTGCCGGGCGTGGTCGGCACGCTGATGACCAACATGGCAGTCGAGGTGGCCCTGGCAGAGCAGGGCATCGAACTGGTGCGGGCCAAGGTGGGTGACCGTTACGTGCTGGAGGAGCTGGCCGCCCGCCACTGGTTGCTGGGCGGCGAGAGTTCCGGCCATCTGCTGGCGCTGGACCGTCACAGCACGGGCGATGGCATCGTCAGTGCCCTGCAGGTGCTCCAGGCCACCCAGCGCAGCGGGCGCGGCCTGCGGGCACTGCTGGAGGGGGTGACGCTGTATCCGCAGGTGATGATCAATGTGCGCCTGAAGGAGGGGGAGGACTGGCGCCAGAATGCCCGCTTGAGCGAGCTCACCCGGCAGGTCACGGCCGAGTTGGGGCGCCTGGGGCGGGTGCTGATCCGGGCCTCGGGCACCGAACCGGTGCTGCGGGTGATGGTCGAGGCACGGGAAGAGTCACAGGCCCGCCATGCCGCGGAGACCTTGGCTGCGGCTGCCCGTGGGGAATGCTAA